The Rhizobium favelukesii DNA segment TGGGGCCGATACATTCATCTTCTCCCGGGGCAACGGCAGCGACCTGATCGTTGATTTCAGCAGCGACGATACCGTGCGGCTGAACAGCTATGGGCTTTCGTCCTTCCAACAGGTTCTAGCTCATACCACGCAGGAGGGCGCCAATCTGCGGCTCGATCTCGGCGGTGGCGAGAGCCTCGTTTTTGCCAATACCGATGCCTCCGATCTGCAGGCCAGCCAATTCCAGTTGACGCTCGACCGCTCACATCTGGCGTTGACCTTCGATGACGAGTTCAACAGCCTGTCTCTGCGAAGCGGAGATCAGGGCACATGGGATGCGAAGTTCTGGTGGGCTCCGGAACGCGGTAGCTCATTGACCGGAAACGGCGAGCTGCAGTGGTACATCAATCCGTCCTACGCGCCGACGGCAGCGGCAAATCCGTTCTCGGTGAACAATGGCGTGCTGACGATCTCGGCCGAACCTGCCTCGCAGGCAATCCAGGCGCAGATCGACGGCTACGACTACACATCAGGACTTCTGAACACCCATTCCTCCTTTGCCCAGACCTATGGCTATTTCGAAATCCGCGCCGATATGCCTTCACAGCAGGGCGTCTGGCCGGCGTTCTGGCTGCTTCCGGAGGACGGGTCCTGGCCGCCTGAACTCGATGTTGTTGAGATGCGCGGGCAGGACCCCAACACGGTCAATGTCACGGTACACAGCGACCATAACGGAGCGCATACGATGACGTCCTTTCCCGTCAAGGTGCCGAGCACCGACGGATTCCACAATTATGGCGTCCTGTGGGACGAAGATCATGTCACATGGTACTTCGATGACGTCGCAGTGGCACAAACTGATACGCCCGCGGACATGCACGACCCCATGTATATGCTGGTCAACCTTGCCGTCGGCGGCTCCGCCGGAACGCCGTTGAACGGCTTGGCGAATGGTTCGGAAATGCATATCGACTATATCAGGGCATATGCCCTTGGCGACGCTCCGGTGGACGCCGCCACCACAGCCAGCGCGAGCAGCGATTGGCACATTTAATGGAACGGAGCCCGGCCAGGAGGACGATGACATCAGTCAATCCGAGCCATTCGAGCGTCTTTATCCGTTAGGTCGCTTCGATATCGCTTTGGTATCGCGTTCGCCGATCCCGCAGGCGTTCGCGATATCGTTCCTGGCTTGCCGACAGATGAGCGCGCATGGCATCGCGCGCGCCAGCAGCGTCGCCTGCAGAAATTGCATTGAGGATTGCAAGATGTTC contains these protein-coding regions:
- a CDS encoding family 16 glycosylhydrolase, whose protein sequence is MAKSIQNAVGQPLYYSGASTAWFSATGSGPVLNGTSGNDSIWGDSSVNVTMHGGTGDDIYYLYSSINRAAEAPGAGIDTINTWMSYTLPENFENLTVTGNGRYAFGNAQDNIISGASGSQTLDGAAGNDVLIGGGGADTFIFSRGNGSDLIVDFSSDDTVRLNSYGLSSFQQVLAHTTQEGANLRLDLGGGESLVFANTDASDLQASQFQLTLDRSHLALTFDDEFNSLSLRSGDQGTWDAKFWWAPERGSSLTGNGELQWYINPSYAPTAAANPFSVNNGVLTISAEPASQAIQAQIDGYDYTSGLLNTHSSFAQTYGYFEIRADMPSQQGVWPAFWLLPEDGSWPPELDVVEMRGQDPNTVNVTVHSDHNGAHTMTSFPVKVPSTDGFHNYGVLWDEDHVTWYFDDVAVAQTDTPADMHDPMYMLVNLAVGGSAGTPLNGLANGSEMHIDYIRAYALGDAPVDAATTASASSDWHI